Proteins co-encoded in one Oceanotoga teriensis genomic window:
- a CDS encoding TetR/AcrR family transcriptional regulator — protein MKKHYSKKSTEKKIEKLYNFSRSELIENGIQKYNFEKVIKYAGLSKATVYKKFKNRKNFIIETIKFLIDDYIEPFKKLLDDVESFDEVFDFLYGLNIDFKEILDIYPIEDLFSDFEILDFINNYYYEKFGIIIKNKIEEFKIKGEIRNDIKTDFIFEYITSVTKSIGNLLSKYEYKEVIESFSILINSSLKNDF, from the coding sequence ATGAAAAAACATTATTCAAAAAAAAGTACTGAAAAAAAAATAGAAAAATTGTATAATTTTTCTAGATCAGAATTAATTGAAAATGGAATTCAAAAATATAATTTTGAAAAGGTCATAAAATATGCCGGACTAAGTAAAGCAACTGTTTATAAAAAATTTAAAAATAGAAAAAATTTTATAATAGAAACTATAAAATTTTTGATTGATGATTACATAGAACCTTTTAAAAAATTATTAGACGATGTTGAGTCTTTTGATGAAGTTTTTGATTTTCTTTATGGTTTAAATATAGATTTTAAAGAAATTTTAGATATTTATCCTATTGAAGATCTTTTTTCTGATTTTGAAATTTTAGATTTTATAAACAATTATTATTATGAAAAATTTGGTATTATTATTAAAAATAAAATTGAAGAATTTAAAATTAAAGGTGAAATTCGTAATGATATAAAAACAGATTTTATTTTTGAATATATTACTTCTGTTACAAAAAGTATTGGAAATCTTTTGTCTAAATATGAGTATAAAGAAGTTATTGAAAGTTTTTCTATTTTAATAAATTCTTCTTTAAAAAATGATTTTTAA
- a CDS encoding ABC transporter ATP-binding protein produces the protein MDNVIILSKINKEYGSKIKTKVLYDIDLEIEEKSFNSIVGQSGSGKSTLLNIMGTLDNPTSGDVIINGNNVKDFGKKDLSILRNRNIGFIFQFHYLINEFTVLENILIPYRMYNRKIDDIIINKAYELMDYVGIYKYKNNYANQISGGQQQRTAIARSLINSPEIVLADEPTGNLDSVTTEEVYKLFRTIYNDFGTSFVIITHDKKVAERTDRIIEITDGKISSDIKII, from the coding sequence ATGGATAATGTAATAATTTTAAGTAAAATAAATAAAGAATATGGATCAAAAATTAAAACTAAGGTATTATATGATATAGATCTTGAAATAGAAGAAAAAAGTTTTAATTCTATTGTTGGACAATCGGGGTCTGGAAAATCAACATTATTGAATATAATGGGAACGCTTGATAACCCTACATCAGGGGATGTTATTATAAATGGAAATAATGTCAAAGACTTTGGTAAAAAAGATTTGTCTATATTGAGAAATAGAAATATTGGTTTTATATTTCAATTTCATTATCTTATAAATGAATTTACAGTGCTTGAAAATATTTTGATCCCTTATAGGATGTATAATAGAAAAATAGATGATATAATAATAAACAAGGCTTATGAGTTGATGGATTATGTTGGCATTTATAAGTATAAAAATAATTATGCAAATCAAATTTCAGGTGGTCAACAACAAAGAACAGCAATAGCGAGATCTTTAATTAATTCTCCTGAAATTGTTCTTGCAGATGAACCAACGGGAAATTTAGATTCTGTTACTACTGAAGAAGTTTATAAACTTTTTAGAACTATATATAATGATTTTGGAACTTCTTTTGTTATAATAACTCATGATAAAAAAGTTGCAGAGAGAACAGATAGAATTATAGAAATTACAGATGGGAAAATTTCTTCTGATATCAAAATTATATAA
- a CDS encoding D-alanyl-D-alanine carboxypeptidase, translating into MKYFKKIFLITILLLISLQAFSAYIEKYKRYDEYNDILTDSLKKNNYEENKKEVEKKLEDFDNNLKVINNDDIIIDEILLNKLKNFEGFSSLEIRNMDNDIIFGYNNYKYFIPASLTKLFTSYVTLEKHSKDFYFKTFLYSDYNISSNFTGNLYIKGMGDPVLKLEDVENMIKSIKSAGIKKIYGDFIIDFSLFNDEGFGRGWMWDDPQPQIASFNIHLSSHEVFKYKTNMEIKDYILFVISNLFDKYDIKFYGEFKFENFDEKNLNILYENNSDNLLNIIKEMLEKSDNQIAEMLFRYNGINNGISNIESSIKNNSKILSKVIDDDFIIYDGCGLSMYNLVTPNMVNEINVLLHKNFKDDYLKILASPYENSTIENRFNYSIWAKTGTLYSDSGISGIIKTKKNNYFYFTMIENNYVFDKYEVKKFENDILNYIYNNY; encoded by the coding sequence GTGAAATATTTTAAAAAAATATTTTTAATTACAATCTTATTATTGATTTCTTTACAAGCTTTTTCTGCCTATATTGAAAAATATAAAAGATATGATGAATATAATGATATTTTAACAGATTCCTTAAAAAAAAATAACTATGAAGAAAATAAAAAAGAGGTTGAAAAAAAATTGGAAGATTTTGATAATAATTTGAAGGTTATTAATAATGATGATATTATAATTGATGAGATTCTTTTAAATAAGTTAAAAAATTTTGAAGGTTTTTCTTCTTTAGAAATCAGAAATATGGATAATGATATTATTTTTGGATATAATAATTATAAATATTTTATACCGGCTTCTTTAACTAAATTATTTACTTCTTACGTAACCCTTGAAAAACATTCTAAAGATTTTTATTTTAAAACTTTTTTATATTCTGATTATAATATAAGTAGTAATTTTACGGGAAATCTTTATATTAAAGGAATGGGTGATCCAGTTTTAAAACTTGAAGATGTTGAAAATATGATAAAAAGTATAAAATCAGCAGGTATTAAAAAAATTTATGGTGATTTTATAATAGATTTTAGTTTATTTAATGATGAAGGTTTTGGAAGAGGTTGGATGTGGGATGATCCTCAACCACAAATTGCTTCTTTTAATATACATTTAAGTTCTCACGAAGTATTTAAATATAAAACTAATATGGAAATTAAAGATTATATTTTATTTGTTATTTCTAATTTATTTGATAAATATGATATTAAATTTTATGGGGAATTTAAATTTGAAAATTTTGATGAAAAAAATTTAAATATTTTATATGAAAATAATTCGGATAATCTTTTAAATATAATAAAAGAAATGCTTGAAAAAAGTGATAATCAAATAGCTGAAATGCTTTTTAGATATAATGGAATTAATAATGGTATTTCTAATATAGAATCATCCATAAAAAATAATTCGAAGATTTTATCAAAAGTTATTGATGATGATTTTATTATTTATGATGGTTGTGGACTTTCTATGTATAATTTAGTAACTCCTAATATGGTTAATGAAATTAATGTTTTACTTCATAAAAATTTTAAAGATGATTATTTAAAGATTCTTGCTTCTCCTTATGAGAATAGTACTATTGAAAATAGGTTTAATTATTCTATATGGGCAAAAACAGGAACTTTATATTCAGATTCTGGAATTAGTGGAATTATAAAAACAAAAAAGAATAATTATTTTTATTTTACAATGATTGAAAATAACTATGTTTTTGATAAGTATGAAGTTAAAAAATTCGAAAATGATATTTTAAATTATATTTATAATAATTATTAA
- a CDS encoding THUMP domain-containing class I SAM-dependent RNA methyltransferase — MKLVALFNAGLEKLVKNELKSNGINSMENSRGMIFFDGDLDLIYKLNLNSRLIEKILICVGEFKAETYDELFDNIYSLNWYDFIKKDDGVIINKISSKRSKLFSEKTIQSIVQKAIYKKLMDKYSLNYIQENSKINIRIYSFKDNFMILLDTTGIPLSKRGYRKLISQAPLKETLAASLLFFSHWKRKYPLYDPFCGSGTIPIEAASYAFNIPPGINRNFDFSLLKNFDVDLFNIIKKDLKGKINTSYEINIFGSDKEQHMIETSFKNSEYYEINDKINFYKCSMEEIRNKGFDFGYVISNPPYGERYRDSNYAIKIYEQMRFFHKEFKNWNYCFITSRDDFEKHFNLKATFKKGISNGKMNNIIYYFK, encoded by the coding sequence ATGAAATTAGTGGCCTTGTTTAATGCGGGTTTAGAAAAATTAGTTAAAAATGAATTGAAGAGTAATGGTATCAATTCTATGGAAAATTCAAGAGGTATGATTTTTTTTGACGGTGATTTAGATTTAATTTATAAACTAAATTTGAATTCAAGATTAATAGAAAAAATTTTAATATGTGTTGGAGAGTTTAAAGCAGAGACTTATGATGAACTTTTTGATAATATATATTCTTTAAATTGGTATGATTTTATAAAAAAAGATGATGGTGTTATTATTAACAAAATTTCATCTAAAAGATCTAAATTATTCTCTGAAAAAACTATTCAATCTATAGTTCAAAAGGCTATTTATAAAAAACTTATGGATAAATACTCTTTAAATTATATACAAGAAAATAGTAAAATAAATATTAGAATTTATTCTTTTAAAGATAACTTTATGATTTTACTTGATACAACAGGTATACCTTTAAGTAAAAGAGGTTATAGAAAGTTAATTTCTCAAGCTCCATTGAAAGAAACTTTAGCTGCTTCTTTATTATTTTTTTCTCATTGGAAAAGGAAATATCCATTATATGATCCGTTTTGTGGCAGTGGAACTATACCAATTGAAGCTGCTTCTTATGCTTTTAATATTCCTCCAGGAATAAATAGAAATTTTGATTTTTCTTTATTAAAAAATTTTGATGTAGATCTTTTTAATATCATAAAAAAAGATCTTAAAGGTAAAATAAATACTTCTTATGAAATAAATATTTTTGGAAGTGATAAAGAACAGCATATGATTGAAACTTCTTTTAAAAATTCTGAATATTATGAAATAAATGATAAAATTAATTTCTATAAATGTTCAATGGAAGAAATCAGAAATAAAGGATTTGATTTTGGTTATGTTATTTCTAATCCTCCTTATGGTGAAAGATATAGAGATTCTAATTATGCAATAAAGATATATGAACAAATGAGATTTTTTCATAAGGAATTTAAAAATTGGAATTATTGTTTTATAACTTCTAGAGATGATTTTGAAAAACACTTTAATTTGAAAGCTACTTTTAAAAAAGGAATTTCAAATGGTAAAATGAATAACATTATTTATTATTTTAAATAA